A genome region from Sphaeramia orbicularis chromosome 19, fSphaOr1.1, whole genome shotgun sequence includes the following:
- the LOC115410544 gene encoding serine protease 27-like, whose translation MICAGLLEGGKDSCQGDSGGPMVSKQGSVWVQSGIVSFGFGCARPNLPGVYSRVSQYESWISSHITSDQPGFVQFSSSGLDTDSSYTCPGLPPPPPVQSVSNPARSECGSVPVNSHGGTWPWIVSIHKNGVYTCAGTLIADNFVITAAQCFSSSNPNVGDWTVFLGHQRVNQSEKFEMSLGVLKITLSQMAGSNIALLQLAKPVSYTDSIQPVCLDMSSVRTFQTGTQCWVAGWGEGAGLRNLETQVATCRDTTASDHICTHSMDVQQGDKGGPLLCMSDSFWFQVAVVTMDERKSEDADHQVFAQVARFRSLIKTTVGDMPDPGEKNSGNAAGFSMFLSFVFPITSVLLMSCF comes from the exons ATGATCTGTGCAGGTCTTCTGGAAGGAGGAAAAGACTCCTGTCAG GGTGACTCAGGAGGTCCAATGGTTAGTAAGCAGGGCTCCGTTTGGGTCCAGTCTGGTATTGTTAGTTTTGGTTTTGGCTGCGCTCGGCCCAATCTGCCAGGAGTCTACTCCAGAGTGTCCCAGTACGAGTCCTGGATCAGCTCCCACATCACCTCCGATCAGCCAGGCTTTGTCCAGTTCAGCTCCAGTGGGTTGGACACTGACAGCAGCTACACCTGTCCtggtctgcctcctcctcctccagtccaaAGTGTATCAAATCCTGCAC GCTCAGAGTGTGGCAGTGTTCCTGTGAACAGTCATGGGGGAACGTGGCCCTGGATTGTGAGCATACATAAGAACGGGGTATATACCTGTGCAGGAACCCTTATTGCTGACAATTTTGTTATCACTGCTGCCCAGTGCTTCTCTAG CTCAAATCCAAACGTTGgtgattggactgtgtttcttGGGCATCAACGTGTGAACCAATCAGAAAAGTTTGAAATGTCTTTGGGCGTTTTGAAGATTACTCTGAGCCAAATGGCAGGTTCCAACATTGCACTTCTGCAGTTGGCTAAACCGGTCAGCTATACAGATTCTATCCAACCTGTGTGTTTGGACATGAGCAGCGTCAGAACCTTCCAGACTGGAACTCAGTGCTGGGTGGCAGGTTGGGGCGAAG gaGCAGGTCTTCGAAACCTTGAAACTCAAGTAGCCACTTGCAGAGACACCACCGCCTCAGACCACATTTGTACCCATTCCATGGATGTCCAACAG GGGGATAAAGGAGGCCCTCTGCTGTGCATGTCAGATTCATTCTGGTTTCAGGTGGCTGTCGTCACTATGGATGAAAGGAAATCTGAGGATGCAGATCACCAAGTCTTTGCCCAAGTAGCAAGGTTCCGCTCATTGATAAAGACGACAGTAGGCGACATGCCGGATCCTGGAGAGAAGAATTCAGGAAATGCAGCAGGCTTTTCCATGTTCctctcttttgtttttcccattaCCTCTGTTCTTCTGATGTCATGCTTTTAA
- the LOC115410539 gene encoding integrin alpha-M-like yields the protein MDAILTATIFLSVLKAGHGFNVETTAWRTLSNSAAGFGAKVIQRRNDLLVSAPLEQYSQSRGKIYKCSTNSCNEIQISVPSFAVNMSLGMSMAMDPNTQNTMVCGPTIPKDCKSITLYKGTCIQIDSNNNVGSPVPSAIGDCPSQTDIAFLLDGSGSIRPHQFTSMKQFLLNLVGSFVGKDTRFAIAQFSYKPWFKVHYYFNDFRVTGSWQSQINSITQLTGATYTADGIRRVVNEVFVANRGSRPKAKKVLIVITDGESNDSGDLRSAANSAEAKQIIRFAIGVGDAFNRPSAANELNTIASSPTNDHVFRVDSFDALDQIRKTLQDRIFSIEGSQSGGESLKMEMAQEGFNVAYVPGGFQMTTIGANEWKGGFQQYSNTNPYTYGPTSMESDSYLGYSIAVAKTRRGTFTVVGAPRYQHRGVVMAVYGQNNYRKIDPFPYQFQSGEYFGAEVCAMDVNVDSYSDVILISAPMHVENDREGRVYVCDIFNLNVECRFDSPLVLRGAPDKGRFGSSLAVLPDVNKDGFNDLAVGAPLENGRQGSIYIFHGEGGGKINPTYSQRIMASDVGSGLNYFGMSISPTSFDLSNDNLPDLAVGSKGAVVLLRSQPIVMISTTVSFNPKEISTQNLNCSKPMDGTARVCFTMTTKSEIQTAQANINFTFTMDATHKSPNNRAYISEKQQVEARTVQLNLDQQQCSDIKFFIEGCPEDSLNPLSNELRYMFKGLPSSSNENLRPSLLQQTPLVAIHQLGFEINCGTDNKCVDNLKVDFNFTRSTEVRVGIDELLNLTVSVENTEENSYNSRVILTYPAELSYRKFTAVQGRIECNSFDSEDGLTRGRTDCTIDEPIFKTNAKALFIVSYGIDTQSQLDRRIFFTTNATSGNKEHSTASEPYKSRWIGVKYSIFMTIESTLSYSNFTYGKNDLEKPVQQKIKVSNDIRALNFTVVIRVPVKLGDKDIWTDSNNLKIEDCVRYKNEEPTVTDFIPQIQKNKLVDCSVARCSVFRCTQFMGRLVSKQYAISANLSSGWIEQIGLKSAKFLLTSTASLEYDQNQYIFYSPGSNNNAPVRKIEVEVEVEVEVEVYSKRDFTKEIVGGSLGGLAFLALLTAGLYKAGFFKSKYQDMIKNYAAGAAPEADLDAPPAPESQTSDKIS from the exons ATGGACGCGATACTTACTGCCACAATATTCTTATCAG TTTTAAAAGCTGGACATGGTTTCAATGTTGAAACCACGGCTTGGAGGACCCTGAGTAACTCTGCTGCAGGTTTTGGTGCAAAGGTGATACAAAGACGAAATGA CTTGCTGGTCAGTGCCCCCCTGGAGCAGTACTCACAATCAAGAGGAAAGATCTATAAATGCTCCACCAACTCCTGTAATGAAATTCAAATCTCAG TGCCAAGTTTTGCGGTCAACATGTCCCTTGGTATGTCTATGGCAATGGATcccaacacacaaaacactatG GTGTGTGGTCCAACCATTCCAAAAGACTGCAAAAGCATCACTTTGTACAAAGGCACATGCATACAAATAGACAGTAACAACAATGTTGGAAGTCCTGTGCCTTCAGCCATTGGTG ACTGTCCATCTCAAACAGACATTGCTTTTCTGTTGGATGGCTCAGGCAGTATAAGGCCTCATCAGTTTACTAGTATGAAGCAGTTTCTTCTAAATCTGGTTGGCTCGTTCGTGGGAAAAGATACAAGG tttgcaattGCCCAGTTTTCTTATAAACCATGGTTTAAAGTCCATTATTACTTTAACGATTTTCGTGTCACTGGATCATGGCAATCACAAATTAATTCTATAACCCAACTGACTGGTGCAACCTACACAGCTGATGGCATCAGACGTGTTGT CAATGAAGTCTTTGTAGCAAATCGTGGTTCTCGGCCTAAAGCGAAGAAAGTGTTAATTGTGATTACTGACGGAGAATCAAATGACTCAGGAGACTTGAGAAGCGCTGCTAATTCAGCTGAGGCCAAACAAATTATTCGATTTGCTATTGGG GTGGGGGATGCATTTAATAGGCCTTCTGCAGCAAATGAACTGAATACGATTGCATCATCACCAACAAATGACCATGTCTTCAGAGTGGATAGCTTTGATGCCCTTGACCAAATAAGGAAGACTTTGCAGGACAGAATCTTCTCTATCGAAG GATCTCAATCAGGTGGAGAGTCACTGAAAATGGAAATGGCTCAAGAGGGCTTCAATGTTGCTTACGTACCTGGG GGATTTCAGATGACCACTATCGGTGCTAACGAATGGAAAGGAGGCTTTCAGCAATACTCAAACACAAACCCTTACACTTACGGCCCTACGTCTATGGAGTCTGACAGTTACCTGG GTTACTCCATAGCAGTTGCCAAAACAAGACGTGGCACATTTACAGTCGTTGGGGCACCGAGATACCAACACAGAGGGGTTGTGATGGCAGTGTACGGACAAAACAATTACAGAAAGATTGATCCATTTCCATATCAG TTTCAAAGTGGTGAATATTTCGGGGCAGAGGTGTGTGCAATGGATGTGAATGTTGACTCCTACTCTGACGTAATCCTGATATCTGCACCGATGCATGTGGAAAACGATAGAGAAGGAAGAGTTTACGTTTGCGACATATTCAATTTG AACGTTGAGTGTCGTTTTGATTCTCCATTAGTCCTGAGAGGGGCACCTGACAAAGGGAGGTTTGGATCCTCTCTTGCTGTACTGCCTGATGTGAACAAAGATGGTTTCAATGATTTGGCAGTGGGTGCACCTCTGGAGAATGGGAGGCAGGGTAGCATCTATATTTTCCACGGTGAGGGGGGAGGAAAAATCAACCCTACATATTCACAG AGAATCATGGCTTCAGACGTCGGCTCAGGACTGAACTATTTTGGCATGTCCATCAGTCCAACATCTTTTGACCTTAGTAACGACAACTTACCTGACTTGGCAGTGGGTTCAAAGGGCGCTGTTGTCTTACTCAG atcaCAACCTATAGTAATGATAAGCACCACTGTGTCATTCAACCCAAAAGAAATTTCCACTCAAAACCTAAACTGTTCAAAACCAATGGATGGCACTGCCAGGGTCTGCTTTACTATGACCACCAAGTCTGAAATACAGACAG CTCAAGCAAATATTAATTTTACTTTCACAATGGACGCCACCCACAAGAGCCCAAACAACCGAGCGTACATCAGCGAGAAACAACAAGTGGAAGCTAGAACAGTTCAGCTAAACTTAGACCAGCAACAGTGCTCTGACATTAAGTTCTTTATTGAG GGTTGTCCAGAAGATTCCCTCAATCCTCTTTCTAATGAGCTTCGATACATGTTTAAAGGTTTGCCTTCCAGTTCCAACGAAAATCTCAGGCCGAGTCTCCTCCAGCAGACTCCGCTAGTAGCCATTCATCAG TTGGGGTTTGAGATCAACTGTGGCACTGACAACAAGTGTGTAGACAACCTGAAAGTGGATTTCAATTTTACCAG GTCCACAGAGGTCAGAGTGGGCATCGATGAACTGCTCAATCTCACTGTGTCCGTGGAGAACACAGAAGAAAACTCTTACAACAGCCGGGTCATCCTCACATACCCAGCAGAGCTCTCCTATAGAAAGTTCACTGCAGTCCAG GGAAGAATTGAATGCAACTCTTTTGACAGTGAAGACGGCTTAACACGAGGAAGGACAGATTGTACAATTGACGAGCCTATTTTCAAAACCAatgccaag GCTCTTTTTATTGTTTCCTATGGGATTGACACCCAGAGCCAACTCGATAGGAGGATTTTTTTCACTACAAATGCCACAAG tgggaaTAAGGAACACTCAACAGCAAGTGAGCCATACAAAAGCAGATggattggtgtgaaatacagcaTTTTTATGACAATTGAAAG tACACTCAGCTACAGTAATTTCACCTATGGAAAGAATGATTTGGAGAAACCGGTCCAACAAAAAATCAAG GTCTCAAATGACATCAGAGCGCTTAATTTCACTGTGGTGATCAGGGTTCCGGTAAAGCTTGGTGATAAGGATATCTGGACCGACTCAAACAACTTGAAG ATTGAAGACTGCGTAAGATACAAAAATGAAGAACCTACTGTTACTGATTTTATTccacaaatacagaaaaataagttAGTG GACTGTTCTGTGGCTCGGTGCTCAGTCTTCAGATGTACTCAGTTCATGGGACGACTGGTCAGTAAACAGTACGCAATCTCAGCCAACCTCAGCTCAGGCTGGATAGAGCAG ATTGGACTTAAATCTGCTAAATTCCTCTTGACCAGCACAGCCAGTCTGGAGTACGACCAAAACCAGTACATCTTCTATTCACCTGGGTCTAATAACAACGCTCCTGTTCGCAAG AttgaggtggaggtggaggtggaggtggaggtggaggtgtatTCTAAACGAGACTTCACCAAAGAGATCGTTGGAGGATCCCTTGGGGGCTTGGCCTTTCTAGCTTTACTCACTGCTGGCCTGTATAAG GCTGGATTTTTCAAGAGTAAATACCaggacatgatcaaaaactatgCAGCGGGAGCAGCACCGGAGGCTGATTTAGATGCACCACCAGCACCAGAATCACAAACTTCGGATAAAATCAGTTGA